The following coding sequences are from one Sphingobium sp. RAC03 window:
- a CDS encoding aldehyde dehydrogenase family protein, protein MDHDFRMLIDGALTPGVSQFDVVNPATGTAFAQCPKADEAMLNRAVAAAKRAQPGWAATPIEERAALVNQLADALEARIGEFASLLTSEQGKPLDQAGYEIMGSVFTLRAFAAMRVEPKVLKDEGGNRVVEHRTPLGVVASITPWNFPVILLMNKLGPALVTGNCMVAKPAPTTPLTTLLFGEVAQAILPPGVLNIVCDQNELGALITGHPDIAKVAFTGSTATGKKVMASSAGTVKRVTLELGGNDAAIVLDDVDARQVAQKVYQGAMTNAGQICIAIKRAYVPAPMYDEFCDELAKLAKAAIVDDGSKQGTTIGPIQNQMQFDKVKALIDDARTRGTVLAGGDALDRPGYFMPPTIVRDLDDDAPLVREEQFGPVLPVLKYDDIDDVIARANDSDYGLGGTVWGKDLARATDVAMRIDSGTVWVNQHMAIDANIPFRGVKQSGLGAELGEAGLLEYTQAHIVNAIALEDA, encoded by the coding sequence ATGGACCATGATTTCCGCATGCTGATCGATGGCGCATTGACGCCCGGTGTCAGCCAGTTCGACGTCGTTAACCCCGCGACAGGCACTGCCTTCGCCCAATGTCCCAAAGCGGACGAGGCGATGCTGAACCGCGCCGTCGCCGCCGCCAAGCGTGCCCAGCCCGGCTGGGCAGCAACCCCGATCGAAGAGCGTGCCGCGCTCGTCAACCAGCTCGCGGACGCGCTGGAAGCGCGAATCGGCGAATTTGCGAGCTTGCTGACCAGCGAGCAGGGCAAGCCGCTCGACCAGGCCGGTTATGAGATCATGGGCAGCGTCTTCACCCTGCGCGCTTTCGCCGCGATGCGGGTCGAACCCAAGGTGCTGAAGGACGAAGGCGGCAACCGCGTTGTCGAACATCGCACGCCGCTCGGCGTTGTCGCGTCGATCACGCCCTGGAACTTCCCGGTCATCCTGCTGATGAACAAGCTGGGGCCGGCCTTGGTCACTGGCAATTGCATGGTCGCCAAGCCCGCGCCCACCACGCCGCTGACCACCTTGTTGTTCGGCGAAGTGGCGCAGGCGATCCTGCCGCCCGGCGTCCTCAACATCGTGTGTGACCAGAATGAGCTGGGCGCGCTGATCACCGGCCATCCCGACATTGCCAAGGTCGCCTTCACCGGATCGACCGCCACCGGCAAGAAGGTGATGGCATCGTCGGCCGGGACGGTGAAGCGCGTAACGCTGGAGCTGGGCGGCAATGACGCAGCGATCGTGCTGGATGATGTCGATGCGCGGCAAGTGGCCCAGAAAGTCTATCAGGGCGCGATGACCAATGCAGGGCAAATCTGCATCGCGATCAAGCGCGCCTATGTCCCAGCGCCCATGTATGACGAATTTTGCGACGAACTGGCGAAGCTCGCCAAGGCGGCGATCGTCGATGACGGGTCGAAGCAGGGCACGACGATCGGGCCGATCCAGAACCAGATGCAGTTCGACAAGGTCAAGGCGCTGATCGACGACGCGCGGACACGCGGCACCGTGCTGGCGGGCGGCGATGCGCTCGACCGGCCGGGCTATTTCATGCCACCCACGATCGTTCGCGACCTGGATGACGACGCGCCGCTGGTGCGCGAAGAACAGTTTGGCCCGGTGCTGCCCGTGCTGAAATATGACGATATTGACGATGTGATCGCCCGCGCCAATGACAGCGACTATGGCCTGGGCGGCACGGTTTGGGGCAAGGATCTGGCGCGGGCGACCGATGTCGCGATGCGGATCGATTCCGGCACGGTCTGGGTCAACCAGCATATGGCAATCGACGCCAACATTCCCTTCCGCGGCGTCAAGCAGTCGGGCCTGGGCGCGGAACTGGGCGAAGCGGGACTGCTGGAATATACCCAGGCGCATATCGTCAACGCCATCGCGCTCGAAGATGCCTGA
- a CDS encoding MarR family winged helix-turn-helix transcriptional regulator, translating into MNQGTDLRGLIGYQIQRAHLVMGADARAALAPFDLSPAKFTALLLIRDNPGCDQTALGRALSVNRSSAMKLVNILEERGLVERRAGRDLRTNALFLLPEGEVQIGAMIEAVHQSDARMTQGLSGEEAEQLLVLLRRISGEEPLSDSEADTGIA; encoded by the coding sequence ATGAACCAAGGGACCGATCTGCGCGGATTGATAGGCTATCAAATCCAGCGCGCGCACCTCGTGATGGGGGCGGATGCCCGCGCCGCGCTGGCGCCGTTCGACCTGTCGCCGGCCAAGTTTACCGCGCTGCTGCTGATCCGCGATAATCCGGGCTGCGACCAGACGGCGCTTGGCCGAGCGCTCAGCGTAAACCGGTCCAGCGCGATGAAGCTGGTCAATATATTGGAAGAGCGCGGGCTGGTCGAACGGCGGGCCGGGCGGGATCTTCGCACCAATGCGCTGTTCCTCCTGCCCGAAGGGGAAGTGCAGATTGGCGCGATGATCGAAGCGGTGCATCAGTCCGATGCCCGGATGACCCAGGGTTTGAGCGGCGAAGAGGCTGAACAACTGCTGGTGCTGCTGCGCAGGATCAGCGGGGAAGAGCCTCTATCGGACAGCGAAGCGGACACTGGTATCGCCTAA
- a CDS encoding acetate--CoA ligase family protein has product MMNLDRLLRPRSVAIIGASDKPGALGASVLANLERQGFAGAIHLVNPKRTEIGGRPCVASVDDLPEGVDAAILAIPRVGVLGAMRGLARRGAGAAVIFSAGFAEDGPQGLADQEEIARIARDAAMVVEGPNCLGLVNFRDNVSLTFIDMPPAGAQGDRRVGIVSQSGAMAAVLATTMIHRDVPLNCYISTGNEAASGIEDYLAYLVDQPDTAVIGMIAEHIRDPARFLAAARAARAAGKQVVLLHPGRSAAGAASAATHTGAMAGDYAVMAVHVERAGVILVDSLEELGDVVEILARNAVIGTGGTGVIAESGAFKAMMLDLSEAVELDLPALSDADSPALRAALPDFVPVTNPLDVTAQGLVDPGLYGRTLSALVNDDRIGTILVTLIQTAPATSHIKFAAVLDALATLRPTKPIIIGGVDEGGGVLDADIAALREAGATYLPTAERAVRALARISGAAARDFAAEPLNAEPVADLAQVGSTIPEYRSKEIMGARGIAFPAFALAQTLEEAVLAADRLGYPVVLKAQSPELPHKSDAGGVIVGLKNREELADGWARLAANLAASRPDLTLDGVLVEGMADKGVELIVGARNDPHWGTTILVGFGGVAAELLHDVCLLPPDLPRAAIIARIRKLRMAPLLDGFRGAPVMDIEAVADVVQRLGQMVAATPAIREVDLNPVIVYPQGKGALALDALISL; this is encoded by the coding sequence ATGATGAACCTGGACCGGCTGCTGCGGCCGCGATCAGTGGCGATTATCGGCGCATCGGACAAGCCGGGTGCGCTCGGCGCATCGGTGCTGGCCAATCTGGAACGGCAGGGCTTTGCCGGGGCCATTCATCTGGTGAACCCAAAGCGTACAGAGATTGGTGGGCGGCCCTGCGTCGCGTCCGTGGATGACCTGCCCGAAGGCGTCGATGCCGCGATCCTGGCGATCCCGCGCGTCGGCGTGCTGGGCGCGATGCGCGGCTTGGCCCGGCGCGGGGCGGGCGCGGCGGTGATCTTTTCCGCCGGTTTTGCCGAAGACGGCCCGCAGGGTCTGGCCGATCAGGAGGAAATCGCCCGGATCGCCCGCGACGCGGCGATGGTGGTGGAAGGCCCCAATTGCCTCGGCCTCGTCAATTTCCGCGACAATGTCTCGCTGACCTTCATCGACATGCCGCCAGCGGGCGCGCAGGGTGACCGGCGCGTCGGCATCGTGTCGCAATCCGGCGCGATGGCCGCCGTACTGGCGACGACGATGATCCATCGCGACGTGCCGCTCAACTGCTATATCTCCACCGGTAATGAAGCGGCCAGCGGGATCGAGGATTATCTCGCCTATCTGGTCGATCAGCCCGACACCGCCGTCATCGGCATGATCGCCGAACATATTCGCGACCCCGCCCGTTTCCTTGCCGCCGCGCGCGCGGCGCGGGCAGCGGGCAAGCAAGTCGTGCTGCTGCATCCGGGCCGCAGCGCCGCTGGCGCGGCGAGCGCCGCCACCCATACCGGGGCGATGGCGGGCGATTATGCCGTCATGGCGGTGCATGTCGAACGCGCCGGGGTGATCCTGGTCGATTCGCTCGAAGAATTGGGCGACGTGGTCGAGATTTTGGCGCGCAACGCGGTGATCGGCACGGGCGGCACTGGCGTCATCGCGGAATCGGGCGCGTTCAAGGCGATGATGCTCGACCTGTCGGAAGCGGTCGAGCTGGACCTGCCTGCCTTGAGCGATGCCGACAGCCCGGCGTTGCGTGCGGCCCTGCCCGATTTCGTGCCGGTCACCAACCCGCTGGACGTCACCGCGCAGGGGCTGGTCGATCCGGGCCTCTATGGCCGCACCTTGTCCGCTTTGGTGAACGATGACCGTATCGGTACGATTTTGGTGACGCTGATCCAGACCGCGCCTGCGACATCGCACATCAAATTTGCCGCCGTGCTGGATGCCCTCGCGACGCTGCGTCCGACCAAGCCGATCATCATCGGCGGCGTCGATGAAGGCGGCGGCGTGCTGGACGCGGACATTGCGGCGCTGCGCGAAGCGGGCGCGACCTATCTCCCCACCGCCGAGCGCGCTGTGCGCGCGCTGGCGCGGATCAGCGGAGCGGCGGCGCGTGATTTCGCAGCTGAACCGCTCAATGCCGAACCTGTCGCTGATCTGGCGCAGGTGGGCAGCACTATCCCCGAATATCGTTCTAAAGAGATTATGGGCGCGCGCGGCATAGCCTTCCCCGCCTTCGCATTGGCGCAGACGCTGGAAGAGGCGGTGCTGGCAGCGGATCGCCTCGGCTATCCGGTCGTGCTCAAGGCGCAATCGCCCGAACTGCCGCACAAGAGCGATGCGGGCGGCGTGATCGTCGGCCTCAAGAACCGCGAGGAACTGGCCGATGGCTGGGCGCGCCTCGCTGCCAATCTCGCTGCGTCCCGCCCCGACCTGACGCTCGACGGCGTGCTGGTCGAGGGAATGGCGGACAAGGGCGTCGAACTGATCGTCGGCGCGCGCAACGATCCGCATTGGGGCACGACCATCCTGGTCGGCTTTGGCGGTGTCGCGGCCGAACTGCTCCACGATGTCTGCCTGCTCCCGCCCGACCTGCCGCGCGCCGCGATCATCGCGCGGATTCGCAAACTGCGCATGGCCCCCTTGCTCGACGGCTTCCGCGGTGCGCCGGTCATGGACATCGAAGCGGTCGCCGACGTGGTCCAGCGGCTCGGCCAGATGGTCGCGGCGACCCCGGCGATCCGCGAGGTCGATCTCAACCCAGTGATCGTCTATCCGCAGGGCAAGGGGGCATTGGCGCTCGACGCGCTGATCTCGCTCTAA
- a CDS encoding MFS transporter yields MSSITLPADDPRSILADRPMRLPQVVAIFICFLLNALDGFDVLAVTFAAPGIAKDWGVGPSAIGIIVSTGLVGMVIGSLTLGQLADRIGRRRQILLCLVIMTFGMLASAFATGVVMLSVLRILTGLGLGAMLAAINAMSAEFANRRRRDLAVSIMAAGYPVGGIIGGWGAAQLLRTDGWEAIFLFGAGATALMIPLVLLFLPESIGWLATRGAPYALAKINVILRRLGQPQAAQLVALNLPKASMRALFLDRYRVITIALIIVYGLHMMTFYYALGWAPSLVVDLGFDPSRASIVSVFMNMGGAIGGLTLGFLSPWLGLRRLLLLAMAGAGIAVAVFGVVPADFLWLQIAAFVLGFLANGSVVGLYALIANVFPTTLRATGTGAVIGFGRFGAALGPFLAGQLLTAGAGRGLTSLLLGLGSLGAAAVLLAVQMRNADENG; encoded by the coding sequence ATGTCGAGCATAACCCTGCCTGCGGATGATCCGCGCAGCATCCTGGCAGACCGGCCGATGCGCCTGCCGCAGGTGGTGGCGATCTTCATCTGCTTCCTGCTCAACGCGCTCGACGGGTTCGACGTGCTGGCGGTGACTTTTGCCGCGCCGGGCATCGCGAAGGATTGGGGCGTTGGGCCAAGCGCGATCGGCATCATCGTCTCGACCGGCCTGGTCGGCATGGTGATCGGGTCGCTGACGCTCGGTCAATTGGCCGATCGCATCGGGCGGCGGCGGCAGATTTTGCTGTGCCTGGTCATCATGACGTTCGGCATGCTCGCCTCCGCCTTCGCGACAGGGGTGGTGATGCTGAGTGTGCTGCGCATCCTGACGGGCCTGGGTCTGGGCGCGATGCTGGCGGCGATCAATGCCATGTCGGCCGAATTCGCCAATCGCCGCCGCCGCGACCTGGCCGTCAGCATCATGGCGGCGGGCTATCCGGTCGGCGGCATCATCGGTGGCTGGGGCGCGGCGCAATTGCTGCGCACCGACGGCTGGGAAGCGATCTTCCTGTTTGGCGCAGGCGCGACGGCGCTGATGATACCGCTCGTGCTGTTGTTCCTGCCTGAATCGATCGGCTGGCTGGCGACGCGCGGCGCGCCCTATGCGCTGGCCAAGATCAACGTCATCCTGCGCCGGCTGGGCCAGCCGCAAGCGGCGCAACTGGTCGCGCTGAACCTGCCCAAAGCGTCGATGCGCGCGCTGTTCCTTGATCGCTACCGAGTCATCACGATCGCGCTGATCATCGTCTACGGCCTGCACATGATGACCTTCTACTATGCGCTGGGCTGGGCGCCCTCGCTGGTGGTCGATCTGGGGTTCGACCCTTCGCGCGCCAGCATCGTGTCGGTCTTCATGAATATGGGCGGGGCGATCGGGGGGCTGACGCTCGGCTTCCTGTCGCCCTGGCTCGGCCTGCGGCGGTTGTTGCTGCTGGCCATGGCGGGCGCGGGTATCGCGGTGGCCGTGTTCGGCGTGGTGCCGGCCGACTTCCTCTGGCTGCAGATCGCCGCCTTCGTGTTGGGCTTCCTGGCCAATGGGTCGGTCGTGGGCCTCTATGCGCTGATCGCCAATGTCTTCCCCACCACCTTGCGCGCGACGGGGACGGGCGCGGTGATCGGTTTCGGACGTTTCGGCGCAGCGCTTGGCCCGTTCCTGGCGGGGCAATTACTCACCGCCGGGGCAGGGCGGGGGTTGACCTCGCTGCTGCTGGGGCTGGGGTCGCTGGGGGCTGCCGCCGTGCTGCTGGCGGTGCAGATGCGCAATGCGGACGAGAATGGCTAG
- a CDS encoding dihydroneopterin aldolase produces MTDNICTTKVRVRDLPLLADIGINPDEIGRRQPLVISVELTLAVGQIEAIGETVDYRKVAQAAEDLALVHIPLIEMFAQRLGACCLAMNGVMEARVSVDKPFALTRGMAGAEVTVRRG; encoded by the coding sequence ATGACGGACAATATCTGCACGACCAAGGTCCGGGTGCGCGACCTGCCCCTGCTGGCCGATATCGGCATCAATCCCGATGAGATCGGAAGGCGGCAACCGCTGGTCATTTCGGTCGAACTGACGTTGGCCGTGGGTCAGATCGAGGCGATCGGCGAGACGGTCGATTATCGCAAAGTAGCGCAGGCCGCCGAAGATCTGGCGCTGGTGCATATCCCGTTGATCGAGATGTTCGCGCAAAGACTGGGCGCCTGCTGCCTCGCGATGAATGGCGTGATGGAAGCGAGGGTCAGCGTCGATAAACCCTTCGCCCTGACGCGCGGCATGGCCGGGGCCGAAGTGACGGTCCGCCGGGGCTAA
- the folD gene encoding bifunctional methylenetetrahydrofolate dehydrogenase/methenyltetrahydrofolate cyclohydrolase FolD, which produces MAQIIDGRAMARALSDETAARVAAMVADSGQPPALAVVLVGDDPASQVYVRRKISECARVGIRSVEHRLPVDHPQDALLTLIDQLNGDPAIHGILIQLPLPPHIDAALVLDRIDPAKDVDGFHPVNVGRLSTGTGGLVPCTPLGIMRLLDSVIDDYRGLNAVVIGKSNIVGKPVAMLLLEREATVTVTHIETLHLPDIARKADIIVAAAGAPHLVRGYWVKPGAIVIDVGINRIAQPDGSSQIVGDCATQELDHAKAVTPVPGGVGPMTIACLLHNTVLAAERAKA; this is translated from the coding sequence ATGGCGCAGATTATCGACGGGCGCGCCATGGCGCGCGCCCTGTCGGACGAAACGGCGGCGCGCGTCGCGGCGATGGTCGCGGATAGCGGCCAGCCGCCCGCGCTGGCGGTGGTGCTGGTCGGTGACGATCCGGCAAGCCAGGTCTATGTCCGCCGCAAGATCAGCGAATGCGCGCGCGTCGGCATCCGGTCGGTCGAACATCGGCTGCCGGTCGATCATCCGCAGGACGCCCTGCTGACGCTGATCGACCAGTTGAACGGCGATCCGGCCATTCATGGCATTTTGATCCAGCTGCCTCTGCCCCCCCATATCGACGCGGCGCTGGTACTGGACCGCATCGATCCCGCCAAGGATGTCGACGGGTTCCACCCGGTGAATGTCGGGCGGCTGTCCACCGGTACCGGCGGGCTGGTGCCCTGCACGCCGCTAGGCATCATGCGCCTGCTCGACAGCGTGATCGATGATTATCGCGGGCTCAATGCCGTGGTCATCGGCAAGTCCAATATCGTCGGCAAGCCGGTCGCCATGCTGCTGCTGGAGCGGGAGGCGACGGTGACCGTCACCCATATCGAAACGCTGCACCTGCCCGACATCGCGCGCAAGGCGGACATCATCGTCGCTGCCGCGGGCGCGCCGCATCTGGTGCGCGGCTATTGGGTGAAGCCCGGCGCGATCGTGATCGACGTCGGCATCAATCGCATCGCGCAGCCGGACGGATCATCGCAGATCGTCGGCGATTGCGCGACGCAGGAACTGGACCATGCCAAGGCGGTGACGCCGGTGCCAGGCGGCGTGGGTCCGATGACCATCGCCTGCCTGCTCCACAATACGGTGTTGGCGGCGGAAAGGGCGAAGGCATGA
- the purU gene encoding formyltetrahydrofolate deformylase yields MSEICTLTLQCDDRPGLVADVATLLTQQGGNITDAQQFNDKLTDRFFMRVEFEIAPGAVETLRAAFAGLADERGMEWNLRRRNERQKVLLMVSKFDHCLGDLLYRWRIGELNMDVVGIVCNHPREALTISLIGDVPFHHLPITKDSKPQQEAQIKAIVEETGANLIVLARYMQILSDDLAGFLSGRCINIHHSFLPGFKGAKPYHQAHARGVKMIGATAHYVTADLDEGPIIHQDVEAINHADTPDDLVRKGRDIERRVLATAVQHHLQGRVFRNGARTVVFKA; encoded by the coding sequence GTGAGTGAAATCTGCACCCTGACCCTGCAATGCGACGACCGGCCGGGTCTGGTCGCCGATGTCGCCACCCTGCTGACCCAGCAGGGCGGCAACATCACCGACGCGCAGCAATTCAACGACAAGCTGACCGATCGCTTCTTCATGCGGGTGGAATTTGAAATCGCGCCCGGTGCCGTGGAAACGCTGCGGGCGGCCTTTGCCGGACTGGCGGACGAGCGCGGCATGGAATGGAATCTGCGCCGTCGCAACGAGCGGCAGAAGGTGCTGCTGATGGTCAGCAAGTTCGACCATTGCCTGGGCGACCTGCTCTACCGCTGGCGCATCGGCGAGCTGAACATGGATGTGGTCGGCATCGTGTGCAATCATCCGCGCGAGGCGCTGACCATATCGCTGATCGGCGACGTGCCGTTCCACCATCTGCCGATCACCAAGGATAGCAAGCCGCAGCAGGAAGCGCAGATCAAAGCGATCGTCGAGGAAACCGGCGCCAACCTCATCGTCCTGGCGCGCTATATGCAGATATTGAGCGACGATCTGGCGGGCTTCCTGTCGGGTCGCTGCATCAATATCCATCACAGTTTCCTGCCCGGTTTCAAGGGCGCCAAGCCCTATCACCAAGCGCATGCGCGTGGCGTCAAGATGATCGGCGCGACCGCCCATTATGTCACCGCCGACCTCGATGAAGGGCCGATCATCCATCAGGATGTCGAAGCCATCAACCATGCCGACACGCCCGACGACCTGGTGCGCAAGGGCCGCGATATCGAGCGGCGCGTGCTGGCGACCGCCGTGCAGCATCATCTGCAGGGCCGCGTATTCCGCAATGGCGCGCGCACCGTCGTCTTCAAGGCCTGA
- a CDS encoding methylenetetrahydrofolate reductase, with amino-acid sequence MTLPSIHPNWDLPPKGMTDGYSLEITAKDIDALREAAPTMAAETPVAVTFLPGESLEARIAAAKLVRSLGFEPMPHFSARRLESGDDFETYLAAVVREAGVQRCFVIAGDPPEAAGPYSDSMALIRTGAFERAGIKAIGVGGHPEGHPNMTPDQCFAVLTEKCAEIEQRGMAPLIVTQFSFDAAPVLSWLAELRQRGIDAPVRIGIPGPAGIKTLMRFAARCGVGASASVLTKYGISITKLIGTAGPDKLVDALASGLGDQHGKVRLHFYPFGGLSKTVEWINDYTARH; translated from the coding sequence ATGACCCTGCCGTCGATCCATCCGAACTGGGATCTGCCGCCCAAGGGCATGACCGATGGCTATTCGCTGGAGATCACCGCGAAGGACATCGACGCGCTGCGCGAGGCCGCGCCGACCATGGCGGCCGAAACGCCAGTGGCCGTCACCTTCCTGCCCGGCGAATCGCTGGAAGCGCGCATTGCTGCGGCAAAGCTGGTGCGATCGCTGGGGTTTGAACCCATGCCGCATTTTTCCGCGCGGCGACTGGAATCGGGCGATGATTTCGAAACCTATCTGGCCGCGGTCGTGCGCGAAGCGGGCGTCCAGCGCTGCTTCGTAATCGCCGGCGATCCACCCGAAGCGGCCGGCCCCTATTCGGACAGCATGGCGCTGATCCGCACCGGCGCGTTCGAGCGCGCCGGGATCAAGGCGATCGGCGTTGGCGGGCACCCGGAGGGCCATCCCAACATGACGCCCGACCAGTGTTTCGCCGTGCTGACAGAAAAATGCGCGGAAATCGAACAGCGCGGCATGGCCCCGCTGATCGTCACCCAATTCAGTTTCGATGCTGCCCCGGTGCTAAGCTGGCTGGCGGAATTGCGCCAGCGCGGCATCGACGCGCCGGTGCGGATCGGCATTCCGGGGCCAGCGGGCATCAAGACGCTGATGCGCTTCGCCGCCCGCTGCGGCGTCGGGGCATCGGCATCGGTGCTGACCAAATATGGCATTTCGATCACCAAGCTGATCGGCACCGCCGGTCCCGACAAGCTGGTCGATGCGCTTGCCAGCGGCCTTGGCGACCAGCATGGCAAGGTGCGCCTGCACTTCTACCCCTTTGGCGGCCTGAGCAAGACCGTCGAATGGATCAATGATTATACGGCCCGCCACTGA
- a CDS encoding alpha/beta fold hydrolase — translation MSAKSSDQVGTGSPLIILPGLMCDSRMFGATLAAFPGSRAIDGYYGGADRIEAMADYALAHMPVRAALLGHSMGARIALEVVRKAPERIERLALVDTGVHTPKPGEREGRYALRDLGRTQGMAALVAQWLPPMLGFAGLRNEALMDSLYAMAVSAGLSVFEAQIEALLNRPSVDALLPTIACPTFAMVGRQDQWSPVAQHEAIVAAIPGAQLRVVEGAGHMMPAEAPEAFNQILREWLSWPPA, via the coding sequence ATGAGTGCGAAATCATCTGATCAGGTCGGCACTGGCAGCCCTCTCATCATCCTTCCGGGGCTGATGTGCGATTCGCGCATGTTCGGCGCGACGCTCGCCGCTTTTCCCGGCAGTCGCGCGATCGACGGCTATTATGGTGGTGCGGACCGGATCGAGGCGATGGCTGACTATGCGTTGGCGCATATGCCCGTGCGCGCGGCGCTGCTCGGCCATTCCATGGGCGCGCGCATCGCATTGGAGGTAGTGCGCAAGGCCCCTGAACGGATCGAGCGGCTGGCGTTGGTCGATACCGGCGTCCACACGCCCAAGCCCGGCGAGCGCGAAGGCCGTTATGCGCTGCGCGACCTCGGCCGGACGCAGGGCATGGCCGCGCTGGTGGCGCAATGGCTGCCGCCGATGCTCGGTTTTGCGGGGCTGCGCAACGAAGCGCTGATGGACAGCCTCTATGCCATGGCCGTGTCGGCGGGCTTGTCCGTGTTCGAAGCGCAGATCGAAGCCTTGCTCAACCGCCCGTCGGTCGATGCGCTGCTGCCGACCATCGCCTGCCCGACCTTCGCCATGGTCGGGCGACAGGATCAATGGTCGCCGGTCGCCCAGCATGAGGCGATCGTCGCCGCCATTCCCGGCGCGCAACTGCGCGTTGTCGAAGGGGCGGGCCATATGATGCCCGCCGAAGCGCCAGAGGCGTTCAACCAGATATTGCGGGAATGGCTGTCATGGCCGCCTGCATGA
- the desA gene encoding syringate O-demethylase codes for MSGKSLQQLLDEKGDIVEFLRNQQVGPNAYPGVPGEYSNWRDEQRSWAESSVLFNQSFHMVDLLVTGPGAFDMLSYLAPNSFKGFVPNRAKQFAPVTPEGYVIGDVILFYLEEEKFELVGRAPSIEWVEYWASTGKWDVKVERDERTIARPLDQQGYRRNYRFQLQGPNAMPVLEKAMGETPPDLKFFHMAPIMIAGVEVRALRHGMAGQPGYELFGPWKDYDTVRNALIEAGKDYGLTLCGGRTYSSNTLESGWIPSPLPATYTGEGSKAFREWASENSYEGKCSLGGSFVSDNIEDYYLNPWELGYGIMVKFDHDFIGREALEKIKDQPHRRKVTLALDNEDIVRVMSSMLQTGDKAKFLEFPSAVYCMHPYDAVLKDGKTVGLSTWIGYTINAGRFLALAMVDAEFAEPGTEVTLLWGEPDGGTSKPTVERHVQTEIKAIVSSVPYSEAARDNYADGWRTKNA; via the coding sequence ATGAGTGGTAAATCCCTGCAGCAACTGCTCGACGAAAAGGGCGACATCGTCGAATTCCTGCGCAACCAGCAGGTCGGTCCCAACGCCTATCCGGGCGTGCCTGGCGAATATAGCAACTGGCGCGACGAACAGCGCAGCTGGGCGGAAAGCTCGGTCCTGTTCAACCAGAGCTTCCACATGGTCGACCTGCTCGTCACCGGCCCCGGCGCGTTCGACATGCTGTCCTACCTCGCCCCGAACAGCTTCAAGGGCTTCGTGCCGAACCGCGCCAAGCAGTTCGCGCCTGTCACGCCCGAAGGCTATGTGATCGGCGACGTCATCCTCTTCTATCTGGAAGAAGAAAAGTTCGAGCTGGTCGGTCGCGCACCGTCGATCGAATGGGTCGAATATTGGGCCTCGACCGGCAAGTGGGACGTCAAGGTGGAACGCGACGAGCGCACCATCGCCCGTCCGCTCGACCAGCAGGGCTATCGCCGCAACTATCGCTTCCAGCTGCAGGGCCCCAACGCCATGCCGGTGCTGGAAAAGGCGATGGGCGAAACCCCGCCGGACCTCAAATTCTTCCACATGGCACCGATCATGATCGCCGGCGTCGAAGTGCGCGCGCTGCGTCACGGCATGGCGGGCCAGCCGGGCTATGAGCTGTTTGGCCCCTGGAAGGATTATGACACCGTTCGCAATGCGCTGATCGAAGCGGGCAAGGATTATGGCCTGACGCTGTGCGGTGGCCGTACCTATTCGTCCAACACGCTGGAATCCGGCTGGATCCCCTCGCCGCTGCCCGCCACCTACACCGGTGAAGGCTCCAAGGCGTTCCGCGAATGGGCGAGCGAAAACAGCTATGAAGGCAAATGCTCGCTCGGCGGCAGCTTCGTCTCCGACAATATCGAGGATTATTACCTCAACCCCTGGGAGCTGGGCTATGGCATCATGGTCAAGTTCGACCATGACTTTATCGGCCGCGAAGCGCTGGAAAAGATCAAGGATCAGCCCCACCGCCGCAAGGTGACGCTGGCGCTCGACAATGAGGATATCGTCCGCGTCATGAGCTCGATGCTCCAGACCGGCGACAAGGCCAAGTTCCTGGAATTCCCCAGCGCCGTCTATTGCATGCATCCCTATGATGCGGTGCTGAAGGACGGCAAGACGGTCGGCCTGTCGACCTGGATCGGCTACACCATCAACGCTGGTCGCTTCCTGGCACTGGCGATGGTCGATGCCGAATTCGCCGAGCCCGGCACCGAAGTCACCCTGCTCTGGGGCGAACCCGATGGCGGCACGTCCAAGCCCACCGTCGAACGCCACGTCCAGACCGAAATCAAGGCGATCGTTTCCTCGGTCCCCTATTCGGAAGCCGCGCGCGACAATTATGCCGACGGCTGGCGCACCAAGAACGCCTGA